In Erpetoichthys calabaricus chromosome 2, fErpCal1.3, whole genome shotgun sequence, a genomic segment contains:
- the LOC127525804 gene encoding cardiac-enriched FHL2-interacting protein, whose protein sequence is MNHKGNMQGHYKYMDGFSDTSSVGSFIDDTDREVSNLTDRAFRSLCIGEDAIYNDSDFAISPVECNPAFTNLPAGNGKRTSKEKCISSVHSAKLEEKSVIAETFQLPTVHNSKEDGNDTITFKNDVLYGADWRQKTDKSIVSSLIKAFDTTGGDHFNDASPNFKQNILSITANEMNKENDFESWDKSALISIQKELLEFSNVCEQNCASWKKRDLKERGKNHDGLYLHANNFLVSEKGIAHQSKVGNTNITNKVSKSKSNKGKKAGSKNAFLHSVDSPFRTWNDYKKSSSQNEDVEDLQHAKEFPKWSDSSGCKGLKIDSKIKTHQVKENSDLRNPKGKTSVASSSVMQKASAIGKRCESEMGSNFTPWRKNRNLVKNKLPIHRPCTVSPSSEKSSQNEIGYGVKKSAPLPYNVCTIQDGQMSRLETPPFSISQLLTPVIHTRQETDISEIFNYITSPTLSDVSTTHEPDFKATTDNKLRDNYKSMASSLLFNLKDNRKRVKSTYSPPAFRNHDTQDRTKHGLKQERTSKNNQIKSDLPAPESNAKSNNHVVEAALTPAVEICTTKPIDSKSEIVVDDYLTLNSPPITKKTNMTSNKEPFHNTAQDNAVINLQANELGSKSSEVPEVIPGTRSNEMSCRKRPEYPSLKLYKKEDCAEEESKQQVNTGIKKEPTLLDHVKEKQRSHSDFQPNTTFHRNLQIPTITQQDNGEVEENIAKQNVIHSFSECELNRSSASSKQSYLCLDDVHHSEMEQNSREDLTRGNIQVTNEQKAEHLGAESMTTVENGMLELQYYALSSHDRAGEEKNGRESENQRSVNTPQKEETSLPSDVVEVTNWVQCLMDDAKAFTPLPTSNVSSPSNIKLNMFKIKDNTFRASPVIKTVKPLFHKTFSEELPSNCLKWGMKTPDKVKDERTTEREFVSDILPTTENSNGNLVEKAVFKVTVSAADTASRVGSLTKDITRKSKPTPKEDLACKPYVAVKENISHKSKAAETENVHPKESVAFIKNTILKTNEDSTQVAAQKSNLVHNENSSTTVNVAEIGKISQKVCDSYNEYASSKANLGPNENIVSPKTTAQTGNTYFKAKDGYSENVVHRVSATPSEEEANKVAKEKILHFSEKVTHKANVAPTEKVYNANLPLAEKVVHKPNVAPPESMYLKRKDGDNKLETCTANVTPPEEIAHKTNNALNEKVLQPTEKIPFNANIATTENTHGKEDINHTESLGGILHKGNVDSNRKVTHREKVNNNENESVIHNTDVNYHGNIVNREKVKPTESLENVVHNANVDTSGKVVHRENVNPNKSMLCASSVENVDSIEKVVHREKTDTTESVENVIHKLNLDCSEGTVNMEKEYPIERVGSVEHKQSVDLIGKTISKENVSLTENSESAVHQTNVDYNGKSIQKENVNPKESTVHKAKVDANGEGGQRETKNSTESVLHKADVDYNRKLLNRENVSLNDSKVHKAKVDANVMALQRDMINPKESICHKENVDCNGKNRENVNPNESLVQKARLDGNVKRRQRETINATESISCNANTVSNSKVDKKGDVNSSESVQSVIQKENVDTSGKVRHMEIRNPTENAVYRANVDTTGKGAQEASIVLNEHVTSKPKVLPEILVLKENVTHKEKEQTMKDVSLAENISHKGNVASFESTNSKGNSALLEKAFTVKVNRMKDFDSHSDYPSNKNIAHPVNLHSGNELFKPLLSPIGNVAKIKAPGTDIAPKINTAPIHNLAFKGNITPTEKVAQKANIFPIEKVTSRAHSASVESVAPKVCVASLENMTHKANPSSKENALMNGSASQSNNLTPKNNDVPIKSEDQNTNVASPKNIAPRSNIGPLPKNKVAPTENILHKTHVHAVEGVFVKANAPTFENTVPKVNASPFENVTSAKYATNKLNASPEVKDNPGRGKVPDTNKLFFGSKKHVPNESSPSLACSSLAEKEAGPSLRQRLPQSLESSAAAKVEPETKSQPVVRREHLRDIAERSDSVYSTNENKPLGKPPVVPPKTEKALRRAKKLTNRRKKAETKTDIESNGVGEKKIVHTVSSVPTSPTQLSLSPMSMNTIPLQSAMALKPNIISSVPNIVAYEGAQAIQSFPITQRKLLQDPESGQYFVVDMPVQMKTKTFLDPETGKYVQLSIRSPEGGLSHASSLDVLNAPYVLYPGFLPLPVTSLPTFRSSSQMSAPAVLMDNQGINEILKRDPVDQKYPIDSSPYIEPVHDTHSQKMDRSVYSEDKDANTPRSLDIISMSELEDFAVESF, encoded by the coding sequence ATGAATCACAAAGGAAACATGCAAGGGCACTACAAATATATGGATGGCTTTAGTGACACATCCAGCGTGGGAAGCTTTATAGATGATACAGACAGAGAAGTTAGTAATCTTACAGATCGTGCCTTTAGGAGTCTGTGCATTGGTGAAGATGCAATTTATAATGACTCAGATTTTGCTATTTCTCCTGTGGAATGTAATCCTGCTTTCACTAATCTTCCGGCAGGAAATGGTAAAAGGacttcaaaagaaaaatgtatctcaAGTGTTCACTCGGCAAAGTTAGAAGAAAAGTCAGTAATTGCTGAAACATTCCAGCTACCTACGGTGCACAACTCCAAAGAAGATGGAAACGATACAATAACTTTTAAAAACGATGTTTTGTATGGAGCAGACTGGAGACAAAAGACAGACAAGTCAATTGTTTCATCCCTCATCAAGGCTTTTGATACAACAGGAGGAGATCATTTCAATGATGCAAGCCCTAACTTCAAACAAAATATCTTGTCAATCACTGCTAATGAAATGAACAAGGAAAATGATTTTGAATCATGGGACAAATCAGCTCTCATTAGTATTCAAAAGGAATTACTGGAATTTTCAAATGTATGTGAACAAAATTGTGCATCATGGAAGAAAAGAGATCTTAAAGAAAGGGGAAAGAATCATGATGgtttgtatttacatgcaaataATTTTCTTGTTTCAGAGAAGGGTATTGCTCATCAGTCTAAAGTAGGAAATACAAACATTACAAACAAAGTGTctaaaagtaaaagtaacaaaggaaaaaaagctgGCTCAAAAAATGCATTCCTCCACAGTGTAGACAGCCCATTCAGAACATGGAATGATTATAAGAAAAGCTCATCCCAGAACGAAGACGTAGAAGATCTGCAGCATGCTAAGGAGTTTCCAAAATGGTCTGATTCTTCTGGCTGCAAAGGACTTAAAATTGACAGCAAAATTAAAACCCATCAAGTGAAGGAAAATAGTGACCTAAGGAACCCAAAAGGAAAAACTAGTGTAGCGTCCTCATCTGTTATGCAAAAGGCATCTGCTATTGGGAAACGATGTGAATCCGAGATGGGAAGTAATTTTACACCCTGGAGAAAAAATCGAAATCTGGTAAAAAATAAGCTACCCATTCATCGACCGTGTACTGTTTCTCCATCTAGTGAAAAAAGCAGCCAAAATGAAATTGGCTATGGTGTTAAAAAATCAGCACCATTACCATACAATGTATGCACAATACAGGATGGGCAAATGTCCCGACTAGAAACCCCTCCTTTTAGTATTTCACAGCTTTTGACACCTGTCATACATACAAGACAAGAAACAGATATAtcagaaatatttaattatataactTCACCTACTCTATCTGATGTATCGACTACTCATGAACCTGATTTCAAAGCAACAACTGACAATAAACTACGTGACAATTATAAATCCATGGCTTCAAGTCTGCTTTTCAATCTCAAGGATAACAGAAAACGTGTAAAAAGCACATACAGTCCTCCAGCCTTTCGAAATCATGATACACAAGACAGAACTAAACATGGCTTAAAGCAAGAGAGGACTTCTAAAAATAATCAGATTAAGTCAGACCTTCCTGCCCCTGAATCAAATGCTAAAAGTAATAACCATGTTGTGGAAGCTGCTTTGACACCTGCAGTGGAAATATGCACGACAAAGCCTATagattcaaaaagtgaaatagtTGTTGATGACTACTTGACTTTGAACTCTCCACcaataacaaaaaagacaaacatgacAAGTAACAAGGAACCTTTTCATAATACAGCTCAGGATAATGCAGTAATTAATCTGCAAGCAAATGAGCTTGGAAGTAAATCCAGTGAGGTTCCTGAAGTCATACCTGGTACAAGATCAAATGAAATGAGTTGTAGGAAACGACCAGAATATCCTTCTCTAAAACTGTACAAAAAAGAAGACTGTGCTGAAGAAGAGTCAAAACAACAAGTTAATACTGGGATTAAAAAGGAACCTACGCTTTTAGATCATGTCAAGGAGAAACAGAGAAGCCATTCAGACTTTCAACCAAATACTACTTTTCACAGAAATCTACAAATACCTACTATAACTCAGCAAGACAATGGAGAGGTGGAAGAAAATATTGCAAAGCAAAATGTTATACATTCATTCTCAGAATGTGAACTAAACAGAAGCTCAGCATCATCTAAACAGTCATATTTGTGTTTAGATGATGTCCATCATAGTGAAATGGAGCAGAACTCAAGAGAAGATTTGACTAGAGGGAATATACAGGTTACTAATGAGCAGAAGGCAGAGCATTTAGGTGCAGAAAGTATGACTACGGTAGAGAATGGAATGTTAGAGTTGCAGTATTATGCACTTAGTAGTCATGATAgagcaggtgaagaaaaaaatggaagagaaagTGAAAATCAAAGATCAGTGAATACACCCCAGAAGGAAGAAACTTCCTTACCTTCAGATGTTGTGGAAGTAACAAACTGGGTGCAATGTTTAATGGATGATGCTAAGGCATTTACACCACTACCAACATCAAATGTGTCCTCTCCATCTAATATAAAgctaaatatgtttaaaatcaaAGACAACACATTTCGAGCTTCCCCAGTTATTAAAACTGTAAAGCCTCTTTtccataaaacattttcagaagaATTACCATCAAATTGTCTTAAATGGGGAATGAAAACCCCTGACAAAGTTAAAGATGAAAGAACAACTGAAAGAGAATTTGTCAGTGATATTCTTCCTACTACTGAGAACTCAAATGGAAATCTTGTTGAAAAAGCAGTCTTCAAAGTAACGGTTTCTGCTGCTGATACTGCCTCCCGTGTTGGAAGCCTGACCAAAGATATAACCCGCAAATCTAAGCCAACTCCCAAAGAAGACTTAGCGTGCAAACCATATGTAGCTGTTAAGGAAAACATTAGCCACAAATCAAAAGCTGCTGAAACAGAAAATGTACATCCTAAAGAGTCTGTAGCTTTCATTAAAAACACAATCCTCAAAACCAATGAAGACTCCACTCAGGTTGCTGCCCAAAAATCTAATTTAGTACACAATGAAAACTCATCCACCACTGTTAATGTAGCAGAAATTGGCAAAATTTCCCAAAAAGTATGTGACAGTTACAATGAATATGCTTCTTCAAAAGCAAATTTGGGGCCCAATGAAAACATAGTCTCCCCAAAAACTACAGCTCAAACTGGCAATACATACTTCAAAGCAAAAGATGGTTACAGTGAAAATGTGGTCCACAGAGTAAGTGCAACTCCTTCAGAggaggaagcaaataaagttgcaAAAGAAAAGATTCTGCATTTCTCTGAAAAGGTGACGCATAAAGCTAATGTAGCTCCCACTGAAAAAGTCTATAATGCAAATTTACCACTAGCTGAGAAGGTAGTTCATAAGCCAAATGTTGCTCCACCTGAAAGCATGTACTTAAAAAGAAAGGATGGTGACAATAAACTTGAGACATGCACAGCAAATGTAACTCCTCCTGAGGAGATAGCTCATAAAACAAACAATGCCTTAAATGAAAAGGTTCTCCAACCCACTGAGAAAATACCATTTAATGCAAATATAGCTACTACTGAAAACACTCATGGTAAGGAAGATATAAATCACACTGAAAGTTTAGGAGGTATACTCCATAAGGGAAATGTAGATTCAAATAGAAAGGTAACCCATAgagaaaaagtaaataacaatgaaaatgaaagtgtAATCCATAACACAGATGTAAATTACCATGGGAATATAGTCAATAGGGAAAAGGTCAAACCTACTGAAAGTTTAGAAAATGTAGTTCATAATGCAAATGTGGATACCAGTGGAAAGGTAGTCCACAGGGAAAATGTAAATCCAAATAAAAGCATGTTATGTGCTTCTAGTGTGGAAAATGTAGATTCCATTGAGAAAGTGGTCCATAGGGAAAAGACAGATACCACAGAAAGTGTAGAAAATGTGATCCATAAGTTAAATTTAGATTGCAGTGAGGGCACCGTCAATATGGAAAAGGAATATCCTATTGAAAGAGTAGGAAGTGTAGAACATAAACAAAGTGTAGATTTGATTGGAAAGACAATTAGTAAAGAAAATGTAAGTCTCACTGAAAATTCAGAGAGTGCAGTCCACCAAACAAATGTAGATTACAATGGGAAGTCAATCCAGAAGGAGAATGTAAATCCTAAAGAAAGCACAGTCCATAAGGCAAAGGTAGATGCCAATGGAGAGGGAGGACAGAGGGAAACTAAAAATTCCACTGAAAGCGTGCTTCATAAAGCAGATGTAGATTACAATAGGAAGTTATTGAATAGGGAGAATGTAAGTCTCAATGACAGTAAAGTTCATAAAGCAAAGGTGGATGCCAATGTAATGGCATTACAGAGGGACATGATAAATCCTAAGGAAAGTATATGTCATAAAGAAAATGTGGACTGCAATGGAAAGAATAGGGAAAATGTAAATCCTAATGAAAGTTTAGTCCAAAAAGCACGGTTAGATGGCAATGTAAAGAGAAGACAGAGGGAAACAATAAATGCCACCGAAAGTATATCTTGTAATGCAAATACAGTTTCTAATAGCAAGGTAGACAAGAAGGGGGATGTAAATTCCTCTGAAAGTGTACAAAGTgtcattcaaaaagaaaatgttgatacTAGTGGCAAAGTAAGACATATGGAAATAAGAAATCCTACTGAAAATGCAGTTTATAGGGCTAATGTAGATACCACTGGAAAGGGAGCCCAGGAGGCAAGTATAGTTCTGAATGAACATGTTACTAGTAAACCAAAGGTTCTCCCAGAAATTTTAGTACTCAAAGAAAATGTAACTCACAAGGAAAAAGAGCAGACCATGAAGGATGTATCTTTAGCTGAAAATATATCTCATAAAGGAAATGTTGCATCCTTTGAAAGTACAAATTCCAAAGGAAATTCAGCTCTATTGGAAAAGGCATTTACTGTCAAAGTGAACAGAATGAAAGATTTTGACTCCCATTCAGATTATCCTTCTAATAAAAACATAGCTCATCCAGTTAACTTACATAGTGGAAATGAATTGTTCAAACCACTTCTAAGTCCCATTGGAAATGTGGCAAAAATTAAAGCTCCAGGCACTGATATAGCTCCAAAAATAAATACAGCTCCCATTCACAATTTAGCATTTAAAGGAAACATAACTCCCACTGAAAAGGTAGCTCAGAAAGCAAACATTTTCCCCATTGAGAAGGTCACCAGCAGAGCACACTCAGCATCTGTAGAAAGTGTTGCTCCAAAGGTATGTGTAGCATCCCTAGAAAATATGACTCATAAAGCAAATCCATCATCTAAGGAAAATGCCCTCATGAATGGATCTGCATCTCAATCTAACAATTTGACTCCCAAAAATAATGATGTCCCCATTAAATCTGAAGACCAAAACACAAATGTAGCTTCTCCTAAAAATATAGCCCCAAGATCAAACATAGGTCCCCTTCCAAAAAACAAAGTAGCTCCcactgaaaacattttacataaaacaCATGTACATGCTGTGGAAGGTGTCTTCGTTAAAGCAAATGCACCCACATTTGAAAACACAGTCCCTAAAGTAAATGCATCTCCCTTTGAAAATGTAACTTCTGCAAAATATGCAACCAACAAACTAAATGCTTCTCCAGAAGTTAAGGACAATCCAGGCAGAGGTAAAGTCCCTGAtacaaacaaattattttttgggagtaaaaaacatgttccaaatgAGTCTAGTCCATCCCTTGCATGCAGTTCACTAGCAGAAAAGGAAGCAGGACCGAGTTTAAGACAGCGGTTGCCACAAAGTTTAGAAAGTTCTGCAGCAGCCAAAGTGGAGCCTGAAACAAAAAGTCAACCTGTTGTCAGAAGAGAACATTTGAGGGACATTGCTGAAAGATCAGACTCAGTTTACAGTACTAATGAAAATAAACCATTAGGAAAGCCACCAGTTGTTCctccaaaaactgaaaaagcactTCGCCGAGCTAAAAagctcacaaacagaagaaaaaaggcagaaacaaagACAGACATTGAAAGCAATGGTGTGGGTGAAAAGAAGATTGTTCATACTGTTTCTAGTGTCCCTACATCACCGACTCAGTTGTCCCTGTCACCTATGAGCATGAACACAATACCGTTACAATCAGCAATGGCCCTAAAACCAAATATTATTTCATCAGTTCCTAATATTGTAGCATATGAGGGAGCCCAAGCTATTCAGTCTTTTCCAATTACACAAAGGAAGCTTTTGCAAGATCCTGAGTCTGGCCAGTACTTTGTTGTGGACATGCCtgttcaaatgaaaacaaaaacattcttagATCCAGAAACTGGAAAGTATGTTCAGCTCTCAATACGTTCTCCAGAAGGAGGATTGTCACACGCATCATCCTTAGATGTTTTAAATGCTCCTTATGTACTTTACCCTGGATTTCTACCTTTACCAGTAACATCTTTGCCAACGTTCAGATCTTCATCACAGATGTCAGCCCCAGCTGTTCTAATGGATAACCAAGGAATAAATGAGATTTTGAAAAGGGACCCTGTTGATCAAAAGTATCCTATAGACAGCAGTCCATATATCGAGCCTGTGCACGATACTCACAGCCAAAAAATGGATCGTTCAGTGTACAGTGAAGATAAAGATGCCAACACCCCCAGGAGCTTAGATATAATCTCTATGAGTGAATTGGAGGACTTTGCAGTAGAAAGCTTTTAG